The genomic segment TCGCCCCATCGAACCCAGTTCCCCCTTGAGCCCAGTCCCCTAAGGCCAGTGGGGacgtttttatttgtttgttttcatacaaTTCTGAATTGTATAACTTGGTTTTATAGTTTCAAACTCCAACTTAACATTCACACAAACTTGATCACAAAGATTGCCAACGCTTCAATTCCACCACATTTAAACAAACTATTAATGTCCACGAATAAAACATATTTATCAGAAATAAAATATAGTCTTAGaaaaaagaccccccccccatcaaaaAAAGAGTAAAGGATTAAGTTTTAAAAACCACAACTTCAGCATACTGCTTCAGTGAACTTTGTAACCGAAATGCCCTTTTGACCTCCAGCTCCACATACCCAGAACCATGGTTGGCCGAACACCCAGCTTCGTGTTTGCTCAAATACTTGGCTCCATAGAAAATAAATAGTGTACTTTATCCACTGTACTGTTATATCACTACAGGATCACATACAAAGACCCTGTTGTATACCATGACCCAGCTCTAAGACTCGGTCAGTTTGGTGTGTGGTTTGAAGGGCAGTCTATGAAAGCAGTTTGTTTGGAAGGAGTACCTTAAAAAGGTAGTTAGTCTTAAAAAACCATGGTCTAATTTGTATAAAGTTTGTTAGCAAAAGTGTTCAGTTTTTATGGAGTGGCCCGCACTTTAGCACAGCCACTGTTTATACTGTGAgtgtgaaagtttttttttaccactctGATTCTTGATTAAACCAGAGTCCTTTCCCAGGGCCCAGTTTCGTAAACCTGTGTCTAGCAGAAAACTCTCCTtgaagaccctggacactattggtaattgtcaaagaccagtcttctcacttggtgtatctaacatacatgtatgcatacaataacaaacctgagctcaattggtcgtcgaagttgcgagataatgatgaaagaaaaacatcttgtcacacaacgttgtgtgctttcagatgcttgatttcgagacctcaaattctaaatcagaggtctcgaaatcaaattcccggaaaattacttctctcttttgaaaactacgtcacttcagagggagccgtttctcacaatgttttataccatcaacctctcccaattactcgttacaaagtaaggatttatgctagtaactattttgagtaattaccaatagtgtccactgcctttaatgtacatgtattcctaTAGGGtctattcttcctgcatggaaatATTCGCTCTGGAGTTCAcctatatctcaaaaatgcgaccAACCTTTGAACACGTAATTTTCACTTGTTATGCCTCTTCatgtatataggattaaaacaaagttGCATGGTTCAAGAACCCAAAAGacacttccctttaaaataattaaaagcagactcttttttttttttataggtcACAATGACGTCCAAAGACAAGGCTGATCTCCAAGCGGAGGTGGTTCGTCGTGTTTTCATCGCCGGTATTTTCTTGGTCGCTATGACCTACATCTTGTGGCAATATGACCTCTTtgatgtgacctttgacccaaccTTGACCAATCGACTAGCCTTCACTCTCAGATGGCTGGTGCTTTCTCTCTTACCAACTGTGGTTGGtgttcaagtaagttttattcAAATGTTTAATCTGTAACATATTTAAGAAAAGTGaataaatacttaaaaaaatacGTGTTTGCTTGCTAAATGTGCCTGGTTTTggactattttctcctgactcacaaaACGGATTGAGCCAaggttttcacaggtttgttgtttcatgtttggttgatcacacacaacatgaacattgtttgttttcagcGCTAGCTGCTGTTTAATATCTCTAAGAATGAtttacaaattgtaaaaaaaaaaaaaaagttttatgacTTATAAAGAATTTAATACATTTTACGGTGgcataacaattattattattattattgttattattattattataactggtttattgtaaaaaacatCTGTTTGTCGCAGTCCaaagactgaattaaaatacatatttacattttttatattatagaaTTAATAAAGTACTTAACTACTTCGTAAAAACCTTTAGAAACAATGATCTAAAtgctaattttgtttgttcattctTAATAGCTCGTTGGCAATATTCGTTATACCAACATGGACACAGCGGGCGTTCAAACGACCTCAAAACACGCTGAGGAGTTAGTTCGTTTAAACCAACGAGCCCTCCAGAATACCCTGGAGCAGACGTCAGTCCACGTTGCCGTCACGCTCGTCCTGAGCACCCATCTGGATCCCAGTCACCTCAAGATCATACCAATACTCATCTGCATGTTTGTAACTGCCAGGGCGATATTTTACATCGGGTACCTGACTGTAGGAGACCATTTCGGTCGAGCGTTTGGTTATGCGTTGACGATGTGGGTGAACATGTCATCTCTTATGTATTGCACGTACTGTTTGGTTGTATACGGAGCAAGTTATGGGTTGACTGTTGAATGATCTATacagtatttaaaggcattgtacactattggtaatcagtgtcttagccaggaatttggaaagtgggagtgcaaactgaaaaagtgggagtgcaacctaaaatcactacaaaaaatagaaacattgaGTGCAtagcacacaacacgagcgccAAGTCTGtctcacccccccccacccctctttAAGGGCCCTGGAGGCATTTCTGGTACCTATTTCTGTTAcaagtaaactattttgagaggCTTTAAAGCACAGATATTGTAAAGGTGATCGACGTCCACTATACATTATTAAACTCTATAAAATGTGTCTGGGTCAATAGGCCAGTTCAAAGCAGTTACTTGGACCATGGAGCTGCGCTTGGACCCATTTAGCCTGAAATGATTTAAAAGCGATCAAATAATGCAGTACaagtttgctgtcaacaaaatattttttgccATGTGTTActcttgatacaaatttttgcttaaagactaaaaaaaaataaagaggtATTGAAGAAATTAAGAGTCATCATTTACTAATGTTAATTTTCTATCCATTCTTGTCCATTTGATTTCAGAACTATAGGCCTAAGGTCAAGAAGCTGATAATAACTTTTgtataatttaaacaaatcaattaataaatgtaaaataatgattcacacaagtatttgcaaccaatcaaaatgccaagagtgatttacatgtaccataattgttttgctcaatttaaactgactgatcatggtaattaatattttccttagtatgtgtttaggtttcataaggtttaagtcttatacatgtaggttgtttaattgttgaaactgggtcaaaggcaatttgtaaacagtctgcggagaataaagaacaaacagttacgaaagacagtgccatttaAGTAGTTCCACTGGGCCAAAAAAAACGTACCatgcatttaaaaataaatttgggaggTCTATACCCCCCTACAGCAAAACCGACTTgagatttgaaaagaaacatgaaccagtttttgaacctttcgagcggaaaataaacatcgtttcgtcaactgcattaacacccaagagatgcaaacattgaaataaaaaaaagtcttgatgtttcaaataaactctacaacgaacaaacgatgtgcccttgaatttctagaaggaaaaaagatcgtcatgtttgccgccgtcgagttgtgtgtggtttgtgcgttgtgttttgtgtggtcgcAATGTGGTCAGCGTTTTTGAGGCAACTTTGagtgattgttttatggttgcgtcgttttcatttttttatcacaaagaagaaggaaatctggtaaaaccaaatttaattttactcactgctgtttaaactgttcaacaacaaaaaaataataaaagaagttcagtaattttcactgaaattattagacagcacggcttcatccaagccgtgcatcaaatttttgcccgtgttttcagcccaactggccgtgctaacacgacgtgcacggctcgctagctaacacgttgttggtaattactcaatgtGATGTTTTTTTAGGGGATCTctcatataaaataaaactaaacaattctGATGCCAACAAGGCAAGaaaatgattcacacaaattttcTGCTCATTCGCTCTTTTTAAGAAGCATGCACTGGGCTTAAACTATAAACTAGCCTGGTTCTTACCCTGCAGTGGTCTTGGAGTAGTATGGTAGGTCCCATGGAGGCGGACTGAGGCTATATCGCTGCTGTGCTGTGTCGCTAGAATAAGCAGCTCATTCCTTGAGCTGGTCCAAGTAAATGACGGCAGTTCTCCTTCTAATCTTTCCTCATGAGCTTGTTGTAACGAAATATCTTGTATCTAATAAATTAAGACGTTTTGGACAAATCTTTTAGTTGGGTGAAGACGTTTTAAATGTTGTGTGGCTGAGCAGTCTAGAACATCGGACTGTGGTTAAAAccagtgtgggttcaaatcccagtcaagacacttgactataattgcttcactTCATCCAGGAGTACATGTGTACCTGTGTGGGAGGAGATTGTTcttgtggtttcagatgccttgagttcgagacctcagctgaggtctcgaattcaattcaaatattttagtgagaaattactactttctcaaaaactacgctacttcagagggagccgtttctcacaatattttatactataaacagctctccattgcttgtaaccaagtaagtttttaagttaatacttgttttgagtagttaccaataatgtccaatgCTTTGGAACTTCTTGGGAACCCCTTGCAAATCTCTTAAGATCTTAAAATCTCtttcgtgtccagtgcctttaaagaaaaaaggtaACCTACCTGAACAGAGTCAGCCTCCTGGCCTGTAGGTGGTGGCTCAATGGCGAAAGTGTCAACTTTTAGAATGATTCGATCGGTCGGCTGGACGCTAATGAGAAGGAAACAATCTGCTCTACCAAGAGGTGGGATACCGGGGGAAACGGGGAGCCGGATAAAATCTCTGGACTTGGTGAGACGCTGTCTGCAATCTGGAAAGCAGTAAATCCATTCACAAAAGTGttgatttcatttcatttattactTCCGGTTGTGAATCTAAggattctaaaaaaaaaaaaaacttaatcactatactagccaagaaccccattaGAAGAAGACAATAATATAATagtaaaacagtatttatatagcgcaaaatgaaaagaacaaagtttcagtttttagatgtgggaggagaaAAACAGAGGTAATTGCTCACttcaattttgaattgaatttgagaccttagctgaggtctcgaattcaagcatctgaaatcacccatcttgtgtgacaagggtgtttttctttcattattctctcgcaacttcgacgaccaattgagtccaaatttccacaggtttgttattttatgcttatgttggaaaatacaccaactgtaagtACCTCTTTCTGGTGAATTCTTTTGCGGTAGCTCCATGGTCCGGCTGGATATCTGAAAACCAGTTCTTTGGATCATCTCATCACTGCTGAAGGAGAGTTGTACCTCATTGCTATCCGATGTCCAGGAAAATGATGATAGTTGTCCGCAGAATCGATCCGTCCTCTTGGTCGTTAAATCCATCAGCtagaaaatgaaaaagaaattcccctcttcagattttttttctttccaatgATGCAGTGCAGGCACATCACTTAAATGAATAACAGGTGTATTATTGTCTGTATGGTTTAACTGTCTTGGTTGGCTTACACTCTATGAATCAAGATAACGTATGGCAGCCCTCAagataagtttaaaaaaaaataactttttttaagcTGCACCTGTGAGGTTAAGATTTGGGTTTATAGGAAAAGCAATTGTTTTAATACCTGAAGGGCGTCCTTCTCACAGTTGTCTGATTCCtccaggtcaaaggtcagaagGTCAAATATGAAAAACAAGTCAGGCTtctgatgaatattcatagagCATTCTTTGCTGCTAGGATACGAGTTGGGATGAAGGAGGGAGCTAACTTGGGTTGATGTGTCGTTAGTCACTGTAATATCCACACAATCTGAAACAAtttaaagggaaacaaaaaGGCAAAGTATTCTACAGTGAGaataataaacatttttgtaataaaaagtcataatattttttaatataggtCCTTATCTATAGGCGTCTCAACCtgattatcattatttatttccagacagttgttttgaaaagtttttgAATTGTGAGACACATGAAGCAACACCTCGtactgttaaagacagtggacactattggtaattgtcaaagaccagtcttcttacttggtgtatttcaacatatacataaaataaccaacctgtgtgttcagatgcttgatttcgagacctcaaattctaaacttgaggtctcaaaatcaaattcgtggaaaattacttctttctccattactcgttaccaagcaaggttttatgctaataattattttgagtaattaccaatagtgtccactacctttaataaGATGCTGCAGATCACTCAGCAGCCGTTGTTGGAAGCATTGGggaaaaccccttctcttagtgATAAGTTCAACTGGGTTCTTAAATGGACATTACACAACACTCAGGACCTATGGCATTCTGACCAATCCGAAGCACCAAAGCAggaatggttaagtgtcttgcttgaggacacaagtgtcaagattgggactcaaacccacactaaCTCTTCTGATccaaaacaccagagcttgattttAGCTGACTTGATCGCTAGGCGAAGACACTCCAGAATCAGGTATAGTTTTTTTATTTCGTTTGAAAAATTCCCAGTTATGGTTGATGTGCGCCGggaacaatatttatttgtgctcgaggtctcgaaagcgACACCTACCTGGTACTGGTTCATCGTATATCAGGAACTCAGCATGGTAACCCGTGTACGACTCCGAGTCGTCAGTGTTTAGGAGAATAAGCACCTGGTTAGAATCCGAGGTCCAGGAGAATGGCTGATGCAAACCGCAATAAAGATTTGTCTTATCCGTCGTTATATCAACAATCTGAAAGTGATAATTTAAGTACCAAAAATGATTGCGATGATGTACTTTTATTAGGGAAAGAGCTGGGGGAAAGGGAAGGGGTGGGGAAGGGGAGGAAAGGGGGATGGGATTTGTAAAATAGTTTACCCTTGTTGTGGTGTGTCGTGGCGAGGTGGTAAAGTCCATTGAACTCAAGTTCTGAGGGTCTAGTCATAAGGTTTTGGgttcagtttactagtgcagtcctcggtccaacaccattcagtaactcaacacccaaactgttggactctgattatggtggtatgcgcgatcccatgtaaagcatgatcagtttactactGCAGttctcaaacaaaacatgcagttgGATTGTGATGGCTTGAGGTGTTTAAAGTTTTAAAGGGTGGGGGTGTAGGTCGAAAGTTGGTTTCAGCATTatgcagggatgtgataggctgattttttttttgggggggggataaaCAAAGACGGATATTTCTTTTTTGGATGGCAAAACAAaagggaattttgtttaaaaatggagaaatcacatccctgattaTGAAAGGTCTTTCAATTTCATGGAACAGTGATGCATTTATGAACATTAATCAAATGATTGTGCAGAACCTACCATCACATGATCAAATTGGCA from the Asterias rubens chromosome 22, eAstRub1.3, whole genome shotgun sequence genome contains:
- the LOC117305106 gene encoding transmembrane protein 79-like — encoded protein: MTSKDKADLQAEVVRRVFIAGIFLVAMTYILWQYDLFDVTFDPTLTNRLAFTLRWLVLSLLPTVVGVQLVGNIRYTNMDTAGVQTTSKHAEELVRLNQRALQNTLEQTSVHVAVTLVLSTHLDPSHLKIIPILICMFVTARAIFYIGYLTVGDHFGRAFGYALTMWVNMSSLMYCTYCLVVYGASYGLTVE